The Streptomyces sp. NBC_01298 genome contains the following window.
TTTGCCGACCGGCGGGTGCACGACGTAGCCCGGGTCCAGCGGGAGGGGCACCCCGTCGGGGTTGGCGAGGATCGACTTGTCGATGTCCTTGGGCCAGCTCGCCTCGTAGCCCTGCTGGATCGTGGCCCAGGCGTCCTTGGCGTAGTACGTCTCGTCGAATATCACCGCCTTCGGGGTGCCCAGATGGGCGAACCGCAGCACCCCCGCGACCAGCGCGACCAGCAGCGGCCCGGCCCACGCCAGCACCCGCTCCCAGCGCACCGCCGCGGCCGGCCCGATCCCGATCTGCGCCCACAGCTGGGCGGACGGCCGTGCGTACGGGGGCACCAGGCGGGTGCCGACGTCCGACTGCCGTTTGGCCCCGGCGGGCCGTACGTAGCCGAAGCCGCGCAGCCGGCGCAGCCAGGCGGACGGCTGGTCGGCGGGGTCGGGGCCGGGCCCGGCCTCGGTGGCGGGCGGGGCCCCCGCAGGGCTGGGCGGCGGCGTCGCGGTACTGGTCACCGGCACATCGTAGGGAACGACCCTGTGCCGGACCCAGGGGGACGGGAGTGTGGGGCGCGGCGGTTGGGGCGGCTGAGAGGATGGGGCGGTGACCACTGAGCAGCCCCGCACCGCCGAAGCCCCCTCCCCGACCCCTTCCACGGCGTCGTCTTCCGACGTGCCGGGGGTCGGCGTCCTCGTCCTCGCCGGGACCCCCATCGGAGACCTCGCCGACGCCCCGCCGCGGCTCGCCTCCGAGCTGGAGCGGGCCGATGTGATCGCCGCCGAGGACACCCGGCGGCTGCGCAGGCTGACGCAGGGGCTGGGCGTGTACACCACCGGTCGCGTCCTGTCGTACTTCGAGGGCAACGAGTCCGCGCGCACGCCCGAGCTGGTCGAGGCCCTGGAGGCCGGCAAGCGCGTCCTGCTGGTCACGGACGCCGGCATGCCCTCGGTCTCCGACCCCGGCTACCGGCTCGTCGCCGCCGCCGTGGAGAAGGACATCAAGGTCACGGCCGTACCCGGGCCCTCCGCCGTCCTCACCGCGCTGGCCCTCTCCGGGCTGCCCGTCGACCGCTTCTGCTTCGAGGGCTTCCTGCCCCGCAAGGCCGGCGAGCGCCTGAGCAAGCTCCGCGAGGTCGCCGCCGAGCGCCGCACTCTCGTCTACTTCGAGGCCCCGCACCGGCTCGACGACACCCTGGCCGCCATGGCCGAGGTCTTCGGCGCCGACCGGCGCGCCGCCGTCTGTCGCGAGCTGACCAAGACCTACGAGGAGATCAAGCGCGGCGGGCTCGGCGAGCTGGCCGCCTGGGCCGCCGAGGGCGTGCGCGGGGAGATCACCGTGGTCGTCGAGGGCGCCCCGGCCGCGGCCCCCGGCGATGTGGACGCCGAGGAGCTGGTGAACCGGGTACGGGTGCGCGAGGAGGCGGGGGAGCGGCGCAAGGAGGCCATCGCGGCGGTCGCCGCCGAGGCCGGAGTACCCAAGCGCGAGGTCTTCGACGCGGTGGTCGCGGCAAAGAACGAGGCACAAAAGTCGCGTCAAGTCGGTAAAGAGCTAACCTGAAAAGCAAAGCTCAGACCGCGCACCGGGCGCTTTGGGCATGACTCGCCCAAGGACCGTCCAACAGTAGACAGGGCCTGATGCGCTCCCGCCCGAAGAGGCGTCCACTGGCAATGGCACCAGTGGAACAAGAGGAGCTGGCATGAGTGAGATCGCCGAACCCCAACCCGTCTCCGTACCCACCGCTTCTACCGTCACCGCTTCTACCGTCACCGCTTCTACCGTCACCGCCCCGGCCGCCGCTGCCGCGGCTCCCGCTCCCGCCGCCGTGCCGACCGTGCACGAGGCGTACTCCTTCGCCTGCATGAAGTGCGGCTACGGCTGGGAGCAGGGGTACGAGATAGAGCACCACACCGACGGCAGGGGCATGCCGTTCATCGTCTACACGGCGGACGGCGAGCGCGTACCCTCCCCGCTGTCCAACCCGACCTGCATGAACTGCGGCGGCCACGTGGTGCGGATCATGCGGGAGGGCCAGGTCAAGTCCGTCATCGGCATGCTCGACCAGCTCTACCACCACCGCGCGGCCCCGGGGATCGCCGGCCCGGTGCCCGCCGGGTACACCGCGAAGACCCCCAAGCCCCGCAAGGCCGCCCTGCACGACGCCCCCGGGCCGGTCCCGGTGGAACGGCCCGGCCTGATGGCCCGGCTGCTGGGGTTCTTCCGCCGGTCATAAGATCGGCCGCATGAGCCGTAGTACGCCGAACGACGCACCGCCCCCGCTGCCGCAGCCGCTCCGGGTGGCGGTCGCCGACTCCCACACCCACCTGGACATGCAGTCCGGCACCGTCGAGGAGGGCCTCGCCAAGGCCGCCTCCGTCGGGGTGACCACCGTCGTCCAGGTGGGCTGCGACGTGAAGGGCTCCCGCTGGGCCGCCGAGACCGCCGCCGCGTACGACAACGTGCACGCGGCCGTGGCCCTGCACCCCAACGAAGCCCCCCGGATCGTCCACGGGGACCCCGACGGCTGGTCGCGCCAGGGTGCCCGGACGGGCGGCGGCGAGGCCGCGCTCGACGACGCGCTCGCTGAGATCGAGGCCCTGGCGGCCCTCGCGCACGTGAAGGCCGTCGGCGAGACCGGGCTCGACTACTTCCGGACCGGCCCGGAGGGCATGGCCGCGCAGGAGCGTTCCTTCCGCGCGCACATCGAGATCGCCAAGCGGCGGGGCAAGGCCCTCGTCATCCACGACCGCGAGGCGCACGCGGACGTGCTGCGGGTCCTGCGCGAGGAGGGCGCCCCCGAGCGGACCGTCTTCCACTGCTACTCCGGCGACGCGGAGATGGCCCGGGAATGCGCCGCCGCCGGCTACTACATGTCCTTCGCCGGGACGGTCACCTTCAAGAACGCGGCGCCGCTGCGCGAAGCCCTGGCGGTGGCCCCGCTGGAACTGGTCCTGGTGGAGACGGACGCCCCCTACCTCACCCCGGCCCCGTACCGCGGCCGGCCCAACGCGCCGTACCTCATTCCGCTGACCGTACGGGCCATGGCCGCGGTCCGCGGCATCGACGAGGACGCCATGGCGACGGCCCTGGCGGCCAACACGGCCCGCGCCTTCGACTACTGAGCGCGCCCGCCGAGCCCTCTCACCCGTTCGCCACGTTCCGTAGTCGTTCCGCTTTGTAGCGTGACGGTCGCTCCGCTAGGGTGCCGTGCCCGAAGCAGCCGGACGGACCAGTGGAGCGAGCGCGATGAGCGATGTGGCCTGGCCGGCCGGTGGACGCGACCCCTGGGCCGTGGCCCCGGACCCGGACACGGATCCAGGCCCCCACCCGGACCCGGATCCGTACCCCGGGCCGCGGGGGGCGGGCCAGGATCTGGGGCTGGACCTGGACCTGGACGCCGGGCCGGTGTCTTACCGGGACGTGGACCTGGACCCGTACCGGGGCCCGGGCGGGGAGCCGGGCCCTGACCCGTACGGAGGCCCGACCGTGGACCCGTACGGGGGCCCGGGGGCGGACCCGGCCGTGGGCCCGTACCGGGGCCCGGGGGCGGACCCGGACCCGTACCCGCCCCTCCCGGCACCCCACCCGGAGCCCGGGGTGCCTGCGCCCCGGGGCGGCGGGCGCCGGCGGACGGCCGCGGAGTCCGGGACGGGCCGCCGGGCGCGCGGCCGAACCCCCGCCCCCGCGGCGTCCCCGGAAGCGGGCCCCGTACGGACCCTCGCTCCGGACCCCGCCCCCGAGCCGGAACCCCCGGCCACCGGCCGCCGTCGCCGCGGCGCGCCGGTGGCGTCCGTGGACACCGCCCCGGCCGGACCGCCCCCCGCGGGGACCGGGCGGCGCCGGGGCGGAGGCGGACTCGGCACGGTGCCCGCGCCGGGCGGCCCCGGCATCGGCGTCGGTGTCGGCCCCGACGTCGCCCCCGCTCCCGCCCCCGCTCCCGCCCCCGCTCCGAGGCGGCGTCGCGGCGCCGCCCCCGCTCCCCGCGACACCTGGCGGCGCATCGTGCCGCAGGCCCTGGTCGTCGCGTTCCTGGCGGGCGGCACCACCGCCTTCGTCGCCGCCGACAAGGCCGTACGGCTCACCGTCGACGGAGTCCCGCGGACCCTGCACACCTTCGCCGACGACGTGGACGGGCTGCTCGCCGCCGAAGGGCTCGGCATCGGCCCCCACGACCTCGTCGCCCCCGCCGGGGCGCAGGTCCTCGACGACGGGGACGAGATCGTCCTGCGCTACGGCCGCCCGCTGAGCCTGACCCTCGACGGACAGCGGCGCGAGGTGTGGACCACCGCCCGCACCGTGGACGGCGCACTGCGCCAGTTCGGCATCCGCGCCGAGGGCGCCTACCTCTCCGCGCCCCGCACCGCCCCCGTCCCCCGGACCGGCCTGACCCTGGCCGTCCGCACCGAACGCAGCATCACCTTCATGGCCGACGGCCGCGAGCGGCCGATCCGCACCAACGCCGCCACCGTGCGGGAGGCCCTCGACGAAGCCGGGATCACCCTCCACGGCCAGGACACCACCTCCGTGCCCGCCGACGCCTTCCCGCGCGACGGCCAGACCGTCGCCGTGCTCCGCATCACCGGCACCCGCGAGATCCGCGAGGAACGCATCCCGTACGCGACCGAGCGGGTCAAGGACTCCTCCCTCTTCGCCGGCACCGAAGTCGTCGAGCGCTCGGGGCGGCCCGGGGCGCGCAGGGTCACGTACGGCCTGCGCACCGTCAACGGGGTCCGGCAAAAGCCCCGCCGGATCGCCGAGGAGACCGTCCGCGAGCCCGTCAGCCAGCTCGTCAAGGTCGGCACCAAGCCGCTGCCGTCCTCCGTCCAGGGCGCGGACGGCCTCGACTGGGGCGCGCTGGCCCGCTGCGAGTCGGGCGGCCGGCCCGGCGCCACGGACCCCTCGGGCACGTACGGGGGGCTCTACCAGTTCGACGTACAGACCTGGCAGGCCCTCGGCGGCAGCGGCCGCCCGCAGGACGCTCCGGGCCCGGAACAGACGTACCGCGCCAAGAAGCTGTACGTACAGCGGGGGGCGAGTCCGTGGCCACACTGCGGCCGTACCCTTTATCGGTGAGCACCGCAGAGCAGCAGCCCGAATCCTCCGCGCCGGAGACCGTCCCGACCGAGACCGCCGCCCCCGAAACATCCGCCCTCCTCGGGGCGGCCGACATCCGGGAGCTGGCCGCCGTACTCGGCGTACGGCCGACGAAGCAGAAGGGCCAGAACTTCGTCATCGACGCCAACACGGTGCGCCGCATCGTGCGCACCGCCGAGGTCCGGCCGGACGACGTGGTCGTCGAGGTCGGGCCCGGGCTGGGCTCGCTGACGCTCGCACTGCTGGAGGCCGCCGACCGGGTCGTCGCCGTAGAGATCGACGACATCCTGGCCGCCGCGCTGCCCGCCACCATCGAGGCGCGGATGCCGGAGCGCAAGGACCGCTTCACGCTGGTCCACTCCGACGCGATGCTGGTCAAGGAGCTGCCCGGACCGCCGCCGACCGCGCTCGTCGCGAACCTCCCCTACAACGTGGCCGTGCCGGTCCTGCTCACCATGCTCGACCGCTTCCCGAGCATCGAGCGGACCCTGGTCATGGTGCAGGCCGAGGTCGCCGACCGGCTGGCCGCGGAGCCCGGCAACAAGGTCTACGGAGTCCCCTCGGTCAAGGCCAACTGGTACGCGGACGTCAAGCGGGCCGGCGCCATCGGCCGCAAGGTCTTCTGGCCCGCGCCGAACGTCGACTCCGGGCTCGTCTCCCTGGTCCGCCGCGCGGAGCCGGTCAAGACCACCGCGACCAAGGCCGAGGTCTTCGCGGTCGTCGACGCGGCCTTCGCGCAGCGCCGCAAGACGCTGCGCGCGGCGCTGTCCGGCTGGGCCGGATCGGCGGCGGGCGCCGAGGCGGCGCTGGTCGCGGCCGGGGTCTCCCCGCAGGCCCGCGGCGAATCCCTCACCGTCGAGGAGTTCGCGGCGATCGCCGAGCACAAGCCCGCCGCGGAGAGGCCCGCGCTGTGAGCGGGTCGGTCACCGTACGGGTCCCCGCCAAGGTCAACGTCCAGCTGGCGGTGGGCGCGGCCCGGCCCGACGGCTTCCACGACCTGGCGAACGTCTTCCTCGCGGTCTCCCTCTACGACGAGGTCACCGCGACCCCGGCCGCCGGGCTCACCGTGACCTGCGCCGGACCGGACGCCGACAAGGTGCCGCTCGACCGCACCAACCTGGTGGCCCGGGCGGCACAGATCCTCGCGGAGCGGGCGGGGCTGCGCCCCGACGTCCACCTCCACATCGAGAAGCGGATCCCGGTGGCGGGCGGCATGGCCGGCGGCAGCGCCGACGGGGCGGGCGCGCTGCTCGCCTGTGACGCCCTCTGGGGGCTGAAGACCCCGGTGGAGGAACTCCTCGCCCTGTGCGCCGAGCTGGGCAGCGACGTGCCGTTCAGCCTGGTCGGCGGGGCGGCGCTCGGTACCGGGCGCGGGGAGATCCTGACCCCGGTGGCGGCCGGCGGCTTCCACTGGGTGTTCGCGGTGGCCGACGGCGGGCTCTCCACCCCGGCGGTGTTCCGCGAGTTCGACCGGCTCACCGCGGGTACGGAGGTGCCCGTGCCGCAGGCCTCGCCGGCCCTCCTCGCGGCGCTGGCCTCCGGGGACCCGGACGAGCTGGCCGCGACCCTGGCCAACGGGCTCCAGCCCGCCGCCCTGTCGCTGCGGCCGTCGCTCGCCGACACCCTCGCGGCGGGTACGGACGCCGGGGCCCTGGCCGCGCTGGTGTCCGGCTCCGGCCCCACGACGGCCTTCCTGGTCCGCGACGCGGAGTCCGCGGCGAAGGTCTCGGCCGCCCTGACCGCGTCCGGCACTTGCCGCGGCACGCACGTGGCCACGAGCCCGGCCCCGGGCGCGACCGTCCTCTGACATCCCCGGGCCGGGGTCCCGGCCAGCGCGGCCCGACGGGCCCGGGCGTGCCGCTGCGCGGCGAGGAGTCCCCTACCCGCCCTTCCACCATCCCCCAGACTCCGTCCGGGGGGACCCCCAGCCGGGGGCCAGCCCCCGGACCCCCGCTCCTCAAGCGCCGGAGGGGCTGGATAAACCCAGCCTCGCCGGCGTTTGAGGCGCGGGGTATGGGGCGGAGCCCCAGGAGGGGTCCGGGCGCAGCCCGGGGAACGGGCGAAGGGCGGGTCGGGGAAGTCCGCCCCGCGCAGCGGTAAAGGTCGCAGCGGGGACCTCCGCCCCGCGCAGCGGATGCCCCGGGTACTCAGGCGGGAGTGAGTACCCGCGCCCTGTTGCCCGGCGGGCCCGCGCGGGAGCGTGGGGGCATGGGAGCCAGCGCAAGCGACATCGCCGCAGCCACCCCCGCCACGCGGGACCGTTACGTCGACCTGCTCCGGGTCGCCTCGCTCGGGACCGTCATCGCGGGGCACTGGCTGATGGCCGCCGTCAGCACCGACGGCATAGGGAACCTGCTCGCCGTCGTGCCGCCGCTCCAGGTGCTCACCTGGGCGCTGCAGGTGATGCCGGTGTTCTTCTTCGTCGGCGGGTTCTCGCACGCCCTGTCCTACCGGTCCCTCGCGCGGCGCGCCGACGGCCCCGTCTACGCCGCCTTCCTGCGGGCCCGGCTGCGCCGGCTGTTGCGGCCCACCCTCGTGTTCGTCGCCGTCTGGACCGCTGTCGCCCTCGTCGCGCAGCTCCTCGGCGGGGGCGGCGGGCGGCTGTCCGGGGCGGCGCTGCGGCTGGTCACGCAGCCGCTGTGGTTCATCGGGATCTACCTCGCGATGGTCGCCCTGACCCCGCCCCTGCTGAAACTGCACGAGCGCCACGGCTGGGCCGCCTTCGGGGCCCTGGCCGGGGCCGCGGCCGCCGTCGATCTGCTGCGCTTCGCGGGCGGTGTCCCGTACGCCGAGTTCCTGAACTTCGCCTTCGTCTGGCTCGCCGTCCACCAGCTGGGCTTCCTGCGCGCCGACGGGCGCATCCGCCGCCCCGGCGCCCTCGCCGCCGCCGGGCTCGCCGGGGCCGTGGCGCTGGTGGCGTACGGGCCGTACCCGCTGTCCATGGTCGGGATGCCCGGGGAGAAGGTCTCCAACATGGCACCGCCCACCCTCGCCCTGCTCGCGCACGGGATCTGGCTGGTGGGCGCCGTGGAGCTGCTCAGGGGCCCCGCCGCCGCGTGGCTGGCCCGGCCCCGGGTCTGGCGCGGGGTGGTCGCCGCCAACGGGGTCGCCATGACGGCCTTCCTCTGGCACCTCACCGCGATGCTCGCCGTCTACGCCGCCCAGCTGGGCCTCGGCATCGCCCTGCCCGAGCCCGCCGGGCCGGCCTGGTGGGCCCAGGTCCCGGTCCGGTTCCTCGCCGCCGCCGCGCTGACCTGCGTACTCGTCGCGGTCTTCCGGCGCTTCGAGGCACCCGGCGCGAGCGGAACGCACCCCGGGTCCGGCCCCCGCGCCGCCCTCGGCACCGCGCTGTGCCTGCTCGGCGTCCTCGGGCTCTCCACGACCGGCCTCGGCGGGCTCCTGGACGGCCACAGCGCCACCCTGATCGCCCTCCCGGTCACCGCGCCCGCCGCGATCGGCATGGCGCTGGGCGGCTGGCTGCTGGTGGAACGGTCCGGCACTTCGCGGAGGGTTAGGCTGAGGGGCTGATCCACACCCCTTCCCTGGAGCGCTCCTGATGGCCGTCAACCTGGTCAATGTCGAGGCAGTCAGCAAGGTGTACGGCACCCGTACCCTGCTCGACGGCATCTCCCTCGGCGTATCCGAGGGGGACCGGATCGGTGTCGTAGGCCGCAACGGCGACGGCAAGACCACCCTCATCCGCATGCTCGCCAAGCTGGAGGAACCCGACACCGGCCGGGTCACCCAGAACAGCGGCCTGCACATGGGCGTGCTCACCCAGCACGACTCCCTCGACCCCAAGGCCACCGTCCGGCACGAGATCATCGGGGACATGGCCGACCACGAGTGGGCCGGCAACTCCAAGATCCGCGACGTCCTGACCGGCCTGTTCGGCGGGCTCGACCTGCCCGGCTTCGGGCAGGGCCTCGACACCGTCATCGGCCCGCTGTCCGGTGGCGAGCGGCGCCGCATCGCGCTCGCCCAGCTGCTCATCGCCGACCAGGACCTCCTCGTACTCGACGAGCCCACCAACCACCTCGACGTCGAGGGCATCTCCTGGCTGGCCAAGCACCTCCAGGAACGCCGCTCCGCACTCGTCTGCGTCACCCACGACCGGTGGTTCCTCGACCAGGTCTGCACCCGCATGTGGGACGTGCAGCGCGGTGACGTCCACGAGTACGAGGGCGGCTACAGCGACTACGTCTTCGCCCGCGCCGAGCGCGACCGCATCGCCGCGACCGAGGAGTCCAAGCGGCAGAACCTGATGCGCAAGGAGCTCGCCTGGCTGCGCCGCGGCGCCCCGGCCCGTACTTCCAAGCCGCGCTACCGCATCGAGGCCGCCAACGAGCTGATCGCCGACGTGCCGCCGCCGCGCGACAAGTCCGCGCTGATGAAGTTCGCCAACGCCCGCCTCGGCAAGACGGTGTTCGACCTGGAGGACGTGACCGTCCAGGCCGGCCCCAAGACCCTCCTCAAGCACCTCACCTGGCACCTGGGCCCCGGCGACCGCGTCGGTCTCGTCGGCGTCAACGGCGCCGGCAAGACCTCCCTGCTGCGCGCCCTCGGCGAGGCCGCCCGCACCCAGGGCGAGGTCCAGCCGGCCGCCGGCACGGTGACCGTCGGCAAGACCGTGAAGCTCGCCTACCTCTCGCAGGAGGTCGGCGAGCTCGACCCGTCCCTGCGCGTCCTGGAGGCCGTGCAGCGCGTGCGCGACCGGGTGGACCTCGGCCAGGGCCGCGAGATGACGGCCGGCCAGCTGTGCGAGCAGTTCGGCTTCACCAAGGAGAAGCAGTGGACGCCCGTCGGCGACCTCTCCGGTGGTGAGCGGCGCCGGCTGCAGATCCTGCGCCTGCTGATGGACGAGCCCAACGTCCTGTTCCTCGACGAACCCACCAACGACCTCGACATCGAGACCCTGACCCAGCTGGAGGACCTCCTCGACGGCTGGCCCGGGTCGATGATCGTGATCTCGCACGACCGGTTCTTCATCGAGCGCACCACCGACACGGTCATGGCCCTGCTGGGCGACGCGAGCCTGCGGATGCTGCCGCGCGGACTCGACGAGTACCTCGAGCGCCGCCAGAAGATGATCGACGCCGCCTCCCCGGCGCCCGCCGCGGCCGGTGCCGGAAAGTCCTCGGCCTCCGGGGACGCGCGCGCCGCGAAGAAGGAGCTGCAGAAGATCGAGCGGCAGCTCAACAAGATGACGGACCGCGAGAGCAGTCTGCACGCCCAGATCGCCGAGAACTCCACCGACTTCGACAAGGTCGCCAAGCTCGACGCGGAGCTGCGCGAACTCATCTCGGGCCGGGACGAGTTGGAGATGCGCTGGCTGGAGCTCGCCGAGGACGCGTAGGCCCCGGGGCCCACGTGCCCCAACTGGCTGATAACAGCGGCATCACGGGCCGGTCCTCCCTTGGGAACAGGGGGCGGACCGGCCCGGGCAGTTCCCGCCCGCAGTGATAGAAAGGGCTTCCTCCCACACCCGAAGCCGAAGGTATGCGCTGATGACCGAGCCGCCCCAGCCGCCGAACCAGCCGCCTAACCCTTCCGGTTACGGGCACCTGCCCGGGCCCCCGCAGCCCGGTTACGGGTTCCCGCCGCAAGGCGAGAACCCGTACGCGCAGCAGCCCCAGCAGCCCCCGCAGCAGCCCCAGCCGCAGGGCCCGTACGGCCAGCAGCCGCAGGGTCCGTACGGTCAGCAGCCGCCCGGGGGTCACGGCTTCCCGCCGCCGCCCCCGCACACGGCTCCCGGCTTCCCCGGCGGGCCCGGCATGCCGCCGGCGCCGCCCGGCGGGCCGAAGAAGAAGAACCTCGCCGTGCTGATCGCGGCCGCCGTGGCCGGCGTCCTCGTCCTGGGCACCGGCGGCTACTTCCTCTTCTCCGGAGACGGCAAGGGCAACGACAAGGTCATCGGGCAGGACACCACGCCGCCGCCCGTCGACGGCAAGGCCTCGCCCTCCGCCTCCGTGGACAAGGGCGACGGCAGCGGCAACGGAGGTGAGGAGGAAGAGGACCTCAACGCCGGCCGCAAGCAGGGCGAGAGCAAGGTCCTCTGGCTCAAGACCAGCAAGATCGACGGCCCCGGCCCGGGCGTCGACTCCAAGGGGCAGTGGATCGTCGGGGACACCGTCGTCAAGACCGTCTGGAAGTCGGTCACCGGCTACGGCGTCAAGGACGGCAAGGAGAAGTGGACCCTCACCCTCCCCGCCGTGATCTGCGGGGTCACCGACATGACCGAGGACGGCAAGACCGTCGTCATGTACGAGAACGGCGACTCCAGCGGCGCCGACTGCAACATGATGCGGATGATCGACCTCAAGACCGGCAAGGAGGGATGGACGAAGGAGGTGCCGAAGGAAAACCTCTTCGACATCATGACCTCCCCGGACCTCGCCCTCACCGGTGACGCCCTCGTCGTCAACCGGACGGGCACGAGCAGCGCGTTCAAGGTCAGCACCGGGGACAAGCTCTTCACCAACAAGCGGGACCAGGGCTGCCAGCCCGGCGACTTCATCGCGATGAACGGGAAGATGCTCGCCGTCGCGACGTGCAACGACGCGGACAAGACCGTCCAGGTCATGGACGCCGACCCGGCCACCGGCAAGAACACCTGGATCTACAAGCTCCCCAAGGGCTTCGACGTCGAGAACGTCTACTCGCTCGACCCGATCGTCCTGGACCTCGGCAACGGCGAGAGCAAGGAGCGCTCCATCGTGGTCCTCGGACCCGACGGCAAGCAGCGCGCCACCGTCGCCGGCGAAGGCAGCTTCCCGGTCGGCTGCGGCGGCCTCTTCAGCTTCAACCGCTCGCTCCAGAGCTGCGGTTCCTCCTACGTGGACGCGAACACCCTCTACCTGCCCACCAAGGCCGACATCGGCAAGGCGAACGAGATCGTCGCCTTCGACCTCGGCACCGGCAAGGTGAAGTGGCGCACCCCGGCGGGCGAGGGACGCACCCTCACCCCGCTGAAGGCGGCGGGCGGCCAGGTCGTCGTCTACCGCGAGGCGGAGAGCGAGAAGGGCGGCGAGGTCCTCACGATCCCGGCCGCCGGAGGCACGCCCA
Protein-coding sequences here:
- a CDS encoding outer membrane protein assembly factor BamB family protein encodes the protein MTEPPQPPNQPPNPSGYGHLPGPPQPGYGFPPQGENPYAQQPQQPPQQPQPQGPYGQQPQGPYGQQPPGGHGFPPPPPHTAPGFPGGPGMPPAPPGGPKKKNLAVLIAAAVAGVLVLGTGGYFLFSGDGKGNDKVIGQDTTPPPVDGKASPSASVDKGDGSGNGGEEEEDLNAGRKQGESKVLWLKTSKIDGPGPGVDSKGQWIVGDTVVKTVWKSVTGYGVKDGKEKWTLTLPAVICGVTDMTEDGKTVVMYENGDSSGADCNMMRMIDLKTGKEGWTKEVPKENLFDIMTSPDLALTGDALVVNRTGTSSAFKVSTGDKLFTNKRDQGCQPGDFIAMNGKMLAVATCNDADKTVQVMDADPATGKNTWIYKLPKGFDVENVYSLDPIVLDLGNGESKERSIVVLGPDGKQRATVAGEGSFPVGCGGLFSFNRSLQSCGSSYVDANTLYLPTKADIGKANEIVAFDLGTGKVKWRTPAGEGRTLTPLKAAGGQVVVYREAESEKGGEVLTIPAAGGTPTAVLRNPSGAAAPVESSFYSPNVDYVDGRLFISSSHLEAKNKSEKFLMVFGK
- a CDS encoding acyltransferase family protein; protein product: MGASASDIAAATPATRDRYVDLLRVASLGTVIAGHWLMAAVSTDGIGNLLAVVPPLQVLTWALQVMPVFFFVGGFSHALSYRSLARRADGPVYAAFLRARLRRLLRPTLVFVAVWTAVALVAQLLGGGGGRLSGAALRLVTQPLWFIGIYLAMVALTPPLLKLHERHGWAAFGALAGAAAAVDLLRFAGGVPYAEFLNFAFVWLAVHQLGFLRADGRIRRPGALAAAGLAGAVALVAYGPYPLSMVGMPGEKVSNMAPPTLALLAHGIWLVGAVELLRGPAAAWLARPRVWRGVVAANGVAMTAFLWHLTAMLAVYAAQLGLGIALPEPAGPAWWAQVPVRFLAAAALTCVLVAVFRRFEAPGASGTHPGSGPRAALGTALCLLGVLGLSTTGLGGLLDGHSATLIALPVTAPAAIGMALGGWLLVERSGTSRRVRLRG
- the rsmI gene encoding 16S rRNA (cytidine(1402)-2'-O)-methyltransferase: MPGVGVLVLAGTPIGDLADAPPRLASELERADVIAAEDTRRLRRLTQGLGVYTTGRVLSYFEGNESARTPELVEALEAGKRVLLVTDAGMPSVSDPGYRLVAAAVEKDIKVTAVPGPSAVLTALALSGLPVDRFCFEGFLPRKAGERLSKLREVAAERRTLVYFEAPHRLDDTLAAMAEVFGADRRAAVCRELTKTYEEIKRGGLGELAAWAAEGVRGEITVVVEGAPAAAPGDVDAEELVNRVRVREEAGERRKEAIAAVAAEAGVPKREVFDAVVAAKNEAQKSRQVGKELT
- a CDS encoding ubiquitin-like domain-containing protein, producing MGVGVGPDVAPAPAPAPAPAPRRRRGAAPAPRDTWRRIVPQALVVAFLAGGTTAFVAADKAVRLTVDGVPRTLHTFADDVDGLLAAEGLGIGPHDLVAPAGAQVLDDGDEIVLRYGRPLSLTLDGQRREVWTTARTVDGALRQFGIRAEGAYLSAPRTAPVPRTGLTLAVRTERSITFMADGRERPIRTNAATVREALDEAGITLHGQDTTSVPADAFPRDGQTVAVLRITGTREIREERIPYATERVKDSSLFAGTEVVERSGRPGARRVTYGLRTVNGVRQKPRRIAEETVREPVSQLVKVGTKPLPSSVQGADGLDWGALARCESGGRPGATDPSGTYGGLYQFDVQTWQALGGSGRPQDAPGPEQTYRAKKLYVQRGASPWPHCGRTLYR
- a CDS encoding TatD family hydrolase, with amino-acid sequence MSRSTPNDAPPPLPQPLRVAVADSHTHLDMQSGTVEEGLAKAASVGVTTVVQVGCDVKGSRWAAETAAAYDNVHAAVALHPNEAPRIVHGDPDGWSRQGARTGGGEAALDDALAEIEALAALAHVKAVGETGLDYFRTGPEGMAAQERSFRAHIEIAKRRGKALVIHDREAHADVLRVLREEGAPERTVFHCYSGDAEMARECAAAGYYMSFAGTVTFKNAAPLREALAVAPLELVLVETDAPYLTPAPYRGRPNAPYLIPLTVRAMAAVRGIDEDAMATALAANTARAFDY
- a CDS encoding ABC-F family ATP-binding cassette domain-containing protein, encoding MAVNLVNVEAVSKVYGTRTLLDGISLGVSEGDRIGVVGRNGDGKTTLIRMLAKLEEPDTGRVTQNSGLHMGVLTQHDSLDPKATVRHEIIGDMADHEWAGNSKIRDVLTGLFGGLDLPGFGQGLDTVIGPLSGGERRRIALAQLLIADQDLLVLDEPTNHLDVEGISWLAKHLQERRSALVCVTHDRWFLDQVCTRMWDVQRGDVHEYEGGYSDYVFARAERDRIAATEESKRQNLMRKELAWLRRGAPARTSKPRYRIEAANELIADVPPPRDKSALMKFANARLGKTVFDLEDVTVQAGPKTLLKHLTWHLGPGDRVGLVGVNGAGKTSLLRALGEAARTQGEVQPAAGTVTVGKTVKLAYLSQEVGELDPSLRVLEAVQRVRDRVDLGQGREMTAGQLCEQFGFTKEKQWTPVGDLSGGERRRLQILRLLMDEPNVLFLDEPTNDLDIETLTQLEDLLDGWPGSMIVISHDRFFIERTTDTVMALLGDASLRMLPRGLDEYLERRQKMIDAASPAPAAAGAGKSSASGDARAAKKELQKIERQLNKMTDRESSLHAQIAENSTDFDKVAKLDAELRELISGRDELEMRWLELAEDA
- a CDS encoding 4-(cytidine 5'-diphospho)-2-C-methyl-D-erythritol kinase, coding for MSGSVTVRVPAKVNVQLAVGAARPDGFHDLANVFLAVSLYDEVTATPAAGLTVTCAGPDADKVPLDRTNLVARAAQILAERAGLRPDVHLHIEKRIPVAGGMAGGSADGAGALLACDALWGLKTPVEELLALCAELGSDVPFSLVGGAALGTGRGEILTPVAAGGFHWVFAVADGGLSTPAVFREFDRLTAGTEVPVPQASPALLAALASGDPDELAATLANGLQPAALSLRPSLADTLAAGTDAGALAALVSGSGPTTAFLVRDAESAAKVSAALTASGTCRGTHVATSPAPGATVL
- the rsmA gene encoding 16S rRNA (adenine(1518)-N(6)/adenine(1519)-N(6))-dimethyltransferase RsmA; the encoded protein is MRELAAVLGVRPTKQKGQNFVIDANTVRRIVRTAEVRPDDVVVEVGPGLGSLTLALLEAADRVVAVEIDDILAAALPATIEARMPERKDRFTLVHSDAMLVKELPGPPPTALVANLPYNVAVPVLLTMLDRFPSIERTLVMVQAEVADRLAAEPGNKVYGVPSVKANWYADVKRAGAIGRKVFWPAPNVDSGLVSLVRRAEPVKTTATKAEVFAVVDAAFAQRRKTLRAALSGWAGSAAGAEAALVAAGVSPQARGESLTVEEFAAIAEHKPAAERPAL